One Vigna unguiculata cultivar IT97K-499-35 chromosome 11, ASM411807v1, whole genome shotgun sequence DNA window includes the following coding sequences:
- the LOC114170692 gene encoding uncharacterized protein LOC114170692 produces MSSSKAISFTNFYQNSVTVMEPAEECLDFEVGFYEQWGKMLLLGTNFFSDPKGNTINIEFEEGLLGQRQFRGVQSIRSFYNVNDVYYVCTVYCGDRFFRIRLFDLDWNEFDYPGTARTSLGCNPLSSIRFFQAFRVQFIPATMLITVPDYFQIFCRDKLAFHYAIKLYDPLSKMFEIYVDKDENLRMVLFGFSRYIPYYGLTGPCYLHLNYVGNNVFLHKIFSAEGVEMDYNRNSGSAANTQVPVAAPNFQKELSNYDVKASSLYLDSKFAKECLIKGRKSYRLTNDQAQFWDCKIRWTGRSSYECYLTCGWKKFCKENGLAAGDRIRFVVEDEEKGVIHILKN; encoded by the exons ATGTCTTCATCAAAGGCCATCAGCTTCACAAACTTTTACCAAAACTCAGTGACTGTCATGGAGCCCGCAGAG GAATGTCTGGACTTCGAAGTTGGTTTTTATGAGCAATGGGGTAAAATGCTACTGCTGGGGACCAACTTCTTTAGCGATCCGAAAGGAAATACCATAAATATAGAGTTTGAGGAGGGTCTTTTGGGTCAGAGACAGTTTCGTGGTGTCCAGAGCATTCGGTCTTTTTATAACGTCAACGATGTTTATTATGTGTGTACTGTTTACTGTGGAGACCGATTTTTTCGTATAAGGCTTTTTGATCTGGACTGGAATGAGTTTGACTACCCTGGTACAGCAAGGACTTCTCTTGGATGTAACCCTTTGTCTTCAATAAGGTTTTTCCAAGCGTTTAGGGTGCAGTTTATCCCAGCGACG ATGTTGATTACTGTCCCAGATTACTTTCAAATATTCTGTCGGGATAAACTTGCGTTTCATTACGCGATCAAGTTGTATGATCCCCTGTCAAAGATGTTTGAAATATATGTGGATAAAGATGAGAATTTGAGGATGGTCCTGTTTGGTTTTAGTAGGTACATTCCATATTATGGGTTGACTGGTCCGTGTTACTTACATTTAAACTATGTAGGAAACAATGTATTTCTTCATAAGATATTCTCGGCTGAAGGAGTAGAAATGGATTATAACAGAAATTCGGGCAGTGCTGCAAACACCCAAGTTCCAGTTGCTGCTCCTAATTTTCAGAAAGAATTAAGCAATTATGATGTTAAAGCATCTTCTTTG TATCTGGATTCCAAATTTGCAAAAGAATGCTTGATCAAGGGTCGCAAGAGCTACAGATTGACGAATGACCAAGCTCAATTCTGGGACTGTAAGATACGTTGGACGGGCAGAAGTTCGTATGAGTGTTACTTGACCTGTGGTTGGAAGAAGTTTTGCAAAGAAAACGGATTGGCTGCTGGTGATCGGATAAGATTTGTTGTGGAGGATGAAGAAAAGGGCGTAATCCACATATTGAAGAATTAG
- the LOC114170410 gene encoding replication protein A 70 kDa DNA-binding subunit E-like, which translates to MDGYGGQGDVIPAMIKKEDIATWEDKLKEGESYIMHNFKILNNRAQYRVCDHPYKLLFIGATSVRRQPIASIPAKVWKFKSIKDIIDGNYSADLLVDVIGVVDNVEEKPSSKNVVFDLKDLSGASICCTLWDSYCLRLVSYWRESRDTPYPAIILTQAKIKAASGPWPVSLSNCWNGSKLFMGDDRSELIEFRKEFSKTTAHEIFEEGSQYSGSSQISHVDRFMYKTVVKSVSQILTVIEEISCVTVAHTLKFNLGNDGWSYLVCNLCAKRTYEVGSFKCLNCDGYNEYPKMRYKLEIQVTDGKKVANFMLWDQDCINLIGLSAGDLRKKMIKDGEEDPKCFPQDLDVLLGCTLAFKVKPQGNNRPASVMRVSTDREIIGHISSLLGQTEVMEIVEAKENCSDQSELRKGKSIVSTY; encoded by the exons ATGGATGGTTATGGTGGTCAGGGTGATGTTATCCCTGCTATGATTAAGAAGGAAGACATTGCTACGTGGGAAGATAAGCTAAAGGAAGGAGAAAGTTATATAATGCATAACTTCAAAATTCTCAACAACAGAGCTCAATATAGAGTTTGCGACCACCCTTATAAGCTATTGTTTATTGGAGCAACATCTGTACGACGACAACCAATTGCCAGTATTCCTGCAAAAGTTTGGAAGTTCAAGAGTATAAAGGATATCATTGATGGAAACTATTCTGCAGATTTGTTGGTTG ATGTCATTGGTGTGGTGGATAATGTGGAGGAGAAACCAAGTTCCAAAAATGTTGTGTTTGACCTAAAGGACTTGAG TGGTGCGTCAATCTGTTGTACTCTTTGGGATTCATATTGTTTGCGTTTGGTTAGTTATTGGAGGGAAAGTCGTGACACACCTTATCCAGCTATTATTCTTACTCAGGCAAAGATAAAGGCTGCCTCAG GTCCATGGCCGGTGTCATTGTCTAATTGTTGGAATGGATCGAAGTTGTTTATGGGAGATGATAGATCAGAACTGATTGAATTTAGGAAGGAATTTTCAAA AACTACTGCTCATGAAATTTTCGAGGAGGGAAGCCAATATAGTGGATCTTCCCAGATTAGTCATGTTGATAGGTTTATGTATAAAACTGTTGTTAAGAGTGTTTCACAGATCCTGACTGTGATAGAG GAGATTTCATGTGTTACTGTTGCACATACACTTAAGTTTAATTTAGGAAATGATGGATGGAGTTACTTGGTTTGTAACTTATGCGCAAAAAGAACATATGAAGTTGGTTCTTTTAAGTGTTTGAATTGTGATGGTTATAATGAGTATCCAAAAATGAG GTACAAGCTTGAAATTCAAGTGACTGATGGAAAAAAGGTTGCTAACTTCATGCTTTGGGACCAAGACTGCATCAATTTAATTGGTCTTTCTGCTGGTGACTTGCGAAAGAAAATGATCAAG gaTGGTGAGGAGGATCCTAAGTGTTTTCCACAGGATCTAGACGTTCTTTTGGGTTGTACTTTGGCTTTCAAGGTCAAGCCACAAGGAAATAACCGACCTGCTTCAGTAATGAGAGTTTCAACTGATCGTGAAATCATAGGACACATTAGTAGTCTTCTTGGACAAACTGAG GTAATGGAAATTGTTGAAGCTAAGGAAAACTGTTCTGATCAATCAGAGCTTCGTAAGGGCAAGTCCATAGTAAGTACTTATTAA
- the LOC114170411 gene encoding uncharacterized protein LOC114170411, protein MNKVAGFVTTLFMMVMLMVPKTASAENIDRIVTPQFFDMIINQADGDCAGKNFYSRDAFLKAHRSYPRFGALNNEDDSKREIAAAFAHFTHETGHFCYIEEIGGASRDYCDESNTEFPCVPYKGYYGRGPIQLSWNFNYGPAGQNIGFDGLNAPETVANDPVVSFKTALWYWMEFVRPVMNEGFGATIRAINGQLECNEGNPDTVRARVYYYTKYCSQFGVAPGDNLTFVTNQTLCDLKLINVKLLIKHATNRSECGLNCQHSLLKKVITQFDRILHQAMWNNKVQNMNSVVKRVMVSLLVLMQGACYGSEKASHVSVADIVTTEFFNSILDEGDDEADCAGKNFYSRQAFLHALNSYKQFGRTGSADDSKREIAAAFAHFTQETQHFCYVEETEGESKDYCDDSNSEYPCASDKEYYGRGPIQLRWNYNYGAAGESIGFDGLKAPETVANDPVVSFKTALWFWTQNVSPVMEQGFGETIRAMKGEAECDGGNPDAVQARVDYYTQYCSQLGVAPGDNLTC, encoded by the exons ATGAACAAGGTTGCAGGGTTTGTGACAACCTTATTCATGATGGTGATGCTGATGGTGCCAAAAACCGCGAGTGCCGAAAACATAGACAGAATCGTGACACCACAATTCTTCGACATGATAATCAACCAGGCCGATGGTGATTGTGCAGGGAAGAACTTCTACTCACGTGACGCTTTCCTCAAAGCTCACAGGTCCTACCCTCGATTTGGTGCTCTTAATAACGAAGATGATTCCAAACGTGAAATTGCAGCTGCTTTTGCTCATTTCACCCACGAAACTGGAC ATTTTTGCTACATAGAAGAGATTGGAGGAGCGTCAAGGGACTACTGTGATGAAAGCAACACTGAGTTTCCATGTGTACCTTACAAAGGGTACTATGGTCGTGGACCTATCCAACTGTCGTGGAACTTCAACTATGGACCAGCAGGACAGAACATTGGTTTCGATGGGTTGAATGCTCCGGAGACAGTGGCCAATGACCCTGTCGTGTCCTTCAAGACAGCATTGTGGTACTGGATGGAGTTTGTGCGCCCTGTCATGAACGAGGGCTTTGGTGCAACCATTAGAGCCATCAATGGCCAACTTGAATGTAATGAAGGAAACCCTGACACTGTCCGTGCTCGTGTTTATTATTACACCAAGTATTGTTCTCAATTTGGTGTTGCTCCTGGTGACAATCTTACTT TTGTAACTAATCAAACCCTTTGTGacttaaaattgattaatgtgAAGCTTTTAAT AAAGCATGCTACAAATAGAAGTGAGTGTGGTCTGAATTGCCAACATTCTCTATTGAAAAAAGTGATAACACAGTTTGACAGAATTCTCCACCAGGCGATGTGGAACAACAAGGTGCAAAACATGAACAGTGTAGTAAAGAGAGTGATGGTGAGTTTGTTAGTGTTGATGCAAGGTGCTTGCTATGGCAGTGAGAAAGCGAGCCATGTTTCTGTGGCTGACATTGTCACAACCGAATTCTTCAACTCCATACTTGACGAAGGTGATGATGAAGCAGATTGTGCAGGCAAGAACTTCTACTCTCGACAAGCCTTCCTGCATGCTCTCAATTCCTACAAACAGTTTGGTCGAACTGGTTCTGCAGATGACTCCAAACGTGAAATTGCTGCTGCTTTTGCTCATTTCACACAAGAAACTCAAC ATTTTTGCTACGTAGAAGAGACTGAAGGTGAATCAAAGGACTATTGTGATGACAGCAACAGCGAGTACCCGTGTGCCTCTGACAAGGAGTACTACGGGCGTGGACCGATTCAACTGAGGTGGAACTACAACTATGGAGCAGCAGGGGAAAGCATTGGTTTTGACGGGTTGAAGGCTCCGGAGACGGTGGCCAATGACCCTGTGGTGTCGTTCAAGACAGCACTGTGGTTCTGGACACAGAATGTGAGCCCTGTGATGGAGCAGGGGTTTGGTGAAACCATTAGAGCCATGAAAGGTGAAGCTGAATGTGATGGAGGAAACCCTGATGCTGTTCAGGCTCGTGTTGATTACTACACACAATACTGTTCACAGCTTGGTGTTGCTCCTGGTGATAACCTCACTTGCTAA
- the LOC114170688 gene encoding uncharacterized protein LOC114170688: MMSPTLSVSFSCNPKNPNSLCFLSLQDFANTSTLRLSPTLPLRCSQERSLAPAPTVLDESIGGLSTSNDRVLSGDTPVLRQNGPPPLVSALRASAEQNVASFHFPGHNRGRAAPASLTRLIGTRPYLHDLPELPELDNLFCPQGPILEAQTEAAKLFGSSHTWFLVGGTTCGIQAAIMATCSPGEFLILPRNSHISAISAMVLSGAVPEYIVPDYENDWDIASGVTPLQVLKAIQGLEMEGKKAAAVFITSPTYHGICSDVSKISELCHSRKIPLIVDEAHGAHFGFHSELPNSALQQGADLTVQSTHKVLCSLTQSSMLHMSRNIVDKEKIDRCLQTLQTTSPSYLLLASLDAARAQLSERPDVVFNQAIALAYEAKYTLKQIAGISVLENSSFSNFPAMDPLRLTVGFWKLGLSGYEADEILYRDYGVICELVGNKSITYAFNLGTCRDHVQRLLLGIKHLAATYSSFQQPEEKVCDAHAPFDDIIMSLIPRDAFFASKRKVTIRESIGEVSGELVCPYPPGIPVLIPGEVITERAVDYLLHVRSKGADISGASDPLLSSVVVCNVK; the protein is encoded by the exons ATGATGTCTCCCACACTCTCAGTCTCATTCTCTTGCAATCCTAAAAACCCAAACTCGCTTTGCTTTCTTTCTTTGCAGGACTTTGCAAACACTTCAACTCTCAGGCTTTCGCCAACGCTTCCGCTTCGTTGCTCTCAG GAAAGAAGCCTTGCACCAGCACCAACTGTGCTAGATGAAAGCATTGGGGGTTTATCAACCTCAAACGACCGCGTTTTGAGCGGCGATACTCCGGTGCTTCGGCAAAATGGGCCACCTCCTCTAGTCAGTGCATTGAGAGCTTCTGCTGAGCAAAATGTTGCCAGTTTTCACTTTCCGGGACATAACAGAGGGCGTGCTGCACCTGCTTCCTTGACTCGGCTCATTGGAACGAGACCGTATTTGCATGATTTACCTGAGCTTCCAGAGCTTGACAACCTCTTTTGTCCCCAGGGGCCCATATTGGAAGCACAGACTGAAGCAGCCAAACTGTTTGGATCGTCACATACATGGTTTCTTGTTGGCGGTACTACTTGTGGGATTCAGGCGGCCATTATGGCTACCTGTTCCCCGGGAGAATTTCTGATTCTTCCGAGGAATTCCCATATATCAGCTATATCTGCTATGGTATTGTCTGGTGCAGTGCCTGAGTACATTGTTCCCGACTATGAGAATGATTGGGACATTGCTAGTGGTGTCACTCCATTACAG GTATTGAAAGCCATCCAGGGATTAGAAATGGAAGGGAAAAAAGCGGCAGCGGTGTTCATCACCTCTCCTACTTATCATGGCATTTGCAGTGATGTAAGCAAGATTTCTGAGCTGTGTCATTCTCGTAAAATTCCTTTGATTGTTGACGAAGCTCATGGTGCACATTTTGGATTCCATTCTGAACTGCCTAACTCAGCCCTCCAGCAAGGGGCTGATCTGACTGTACAGTCAACTCACAAAGTTCTATGCTCTCTTACTCAGTCATCTATGCTGCACATGTCACGAAATATTGTAGATAAGGAAAAAATTGATAGATGTCTCCAAACTCTTCAAACCACAAGTCCTAGCTATCTGCTTTTGGCATCCCTGGATGCTGCCAGAGCTCAACTTAGTGAACGCCCTGATGTTGTATTCAACCAAGCAATTGCATTAGCTTATGAAGCAAAGTACACGCTAAAACAAATTGCTGGTATATCAGTGCTTGAGAATTCAAGCTTTTCAAACTTTCCTGCAATGGATCCATTGCGTCTCACTGTGGGCTTTTGGAAGCTTGGTTTATCAGGTTACGAAGCTGACGAAATCTTATACAGAGATTATGGTGTTATCTGTGAACTTGTTGGGAACAAATCTATTACTTACGCATTTAATCTCGGGACTTGTAGGGATCATGTCCAAAGACTTCTATTGGGAATAAAGCATTTGGCTGCAACATATTCTTCCTTTCAGCAACCTGAAGAGAAAGTGTGTGATGCTCATGCACCCTTTGATGATATAATCATGAGTTTGATCCCCAGAGATGCCTTTTTTGCAAGTAAAAGAAAAGTAACAATAAGGGAGAGCATCGGTGAGGTTTCAGGGGAGCTTGTATGTCCATATCCTCCGGGCATACCAGTATTGATCCCTGGTGAGGTTATTACCGAAAGAGCTGTTGATTATCTTCTACATGTTAGGAGTAAAGGTGCTGATATTAGTGGAGCATCTGATCCCTTACTTTCTTCAGTAGTTGTCTGCAACGTAAAGTAA